The window CTTAAGCCCTGAGAGTTTTTTAACTTGTTGGGAAGAATTTATGATATCAATATTTGCCACATTAGTTCCTGGAGTTCACCAATACTTCCTGATATATGCTTGTTGGAGATTTTCAATTGACACAAGCTTTTAGGGTGTGTGCATAGGTATTTTAGAAACTGTCCGCCTTCCAATTACAATCTGCAATAGATCCAATTTTCCTTCCCTCTCTTGCTTTCTCTTCATTGTGCACCACACTTGTGATAGAATTCAGATGACCCATGTCGATAAAAGTCGCGGATTCAGTTCAGATGACTCACATTGATCAGGATTGATACGTAAGGGTCTTTAgttcttctttgtttctttctccAAATGGTCCCAGTATATGTATATTTAGCCGCCACACAGCAGATATTCCACAAGAAACATAGCATCCCAGAAATGATTTGAATTTGCTAGTATCGTGAACCGTTTCCATCACTTTCAGTCAAAACAGGGGCAGGGCCGGGGCTTGAGAGAGTCTGTCAGTTTGACTCACTTGGGTTCAGGTATATGAAATGGACAGATTCCAAGCCCATGAGACAGCTGTGTAATACTGATAAAATACTCGGTTTGCAATCTTGCCAGTGAGGAATTTAATAATGCAAAGCCCATCATTGGATTTTACCAAAAGCATTCTCATATTTCTGCAACACAAAACGCCAGAACTTGATTGGGAAGCCAGAAAAAATGCCAGTAGCTATCATCCTCTTCTCTTATTCATATCTGGTATGATCCTGTCCTGCCTCTATCTGCAGCCACTCAAGCATGCTGCAGGAAGTACTGGCAACATATGCTGCAGCCTAAGGTTCCACAATCCTGGTAAACATGAGCAATTTGGTGATGATTATCTTCTTTTACACAATTTATATTACTGATTACAGCTACAAGTACGGCAGAGATTGTGTACCTCAGCGTTCATACAGGATAGTACTGGCTGACCTTCAAACTGCGGCCTTACTTCAACAATGGCAGTCACAAACAAAGGCACAAgtgattaaagaaaaatatttattgaaaatcaagaaataacTAGTACATGGGTCACCTAACCATTGAAATGTGATTTCAATAAACCCCAGGACCcctaatgaaaattgaaataacaATCTGACTGCTACTCAAGATCATTAGAACTAGACTCGCCTCCAGTCTTTCTTGTATAGCTACAAGACCCTGGGACAAGAAAAGAGAATGAACTTTCTGAGTCTTCAAATGGGGGTCGAGGGAACTCGTGAAACCCAACGAGACTACAAGGATCAAAGGTCAATGGTGAGAAAAACCAGTAGGCTCGTCAGCACCCCTTTTTACATCCATCATCATATCTTGAACTCCACTTCCACTCGAAGCATTTGAACTGAAGTTGAACCCCATACTTCCAACCTTATTTGCTGCTCCATTGCCTTCCCCACGGTCAGATGGCCCAACAGATCCTTTAGTTTCATCAAGGGGAATAGCAGGAGTGTGGCCTTGGAAGAGAGCAATATGCCCAAAAAGCTTGTCTTTTCTTGAGAAAGTGGTTCCACAGGAACAAAGCCACTTATCCTTGCCACAATGCTTCTCATGAGTTTTAAGATCAGCAATAACTGAGAACTTCTTGGTGTTGCACCTGCTGCAAGTGTAGCTTTTGTCGCAATGAGTCCTCTTGTAATGATTTTTCACACATAAAATGGTTTTCAGAGGTTGAAACTTTTTATGATCCTTGTTGCGCTTGCAACCAGCAAAAGGGCAGGAATACCTCTTAATAAGCATTGGCTCAGAGCTGGATTCCTTGTTGGGTTTTGCAAGAGCTGCTGGAGTTTTGTATTCATCACCATGACCTCTCATGTGCATCCTCAAATTCGCATCCCTCTTGAATCCCTTACCACATATCATGCAGAAGTGGGTGTGAGGTGCAAGGATTTCTTCCTTTTCTAGCTGTAAGATCTCATAGGAGCCAGGAGGAAGGTTCTCCCTTCATCAGCATCATCTTCATCTTTCAGTTCATGTTCTTCAGTAGCATTGTTTTGTTCAATTACACAAGCACCAGTTAGATCAATCTGGTTAGATTGATCAGAAACCTTGCTTCCACCACTACTTTGTGCCACACCACCCCATTCATGCCTGTTCCTGAAGGAAACAGTACTCCACCAAGCTGCCCAAGCTGTCCAACAGAAGGACTAGCCGTCGAAAGGGTATTCTTCACAGATGGGAGAAGAGTACCAGCAGTCGTGATCAATTGAACAATAATAGAAGTGAGATCAGCAGTGACAAGCTGCTGCTGCTGAGCTACAAGTTCATTTGTTCGACCCAAAACTTGGCTTCTCCGACCAACAATCAGATGGACTAAATCCTGGAGTTGATGTATCTTCTGTTCCAGGAAAGAGAGATTGCTAAGCATCACTCTTGGATCCCAGTCTTGGATTCTATTGGGTTCTAGCATCTCATTCATCTGACAATCTTCTCGGTTCAAGTTTTTGATTTGACTATTAGGGTTGCAAGGAAGAGATGATGGGGTTGCAGAAGTCTGGTTGAATTCCTGGAAAGCTGGTTCAATCCTAACACTGTAATCTAGCACAGAAGGATCTTCCCACTTCTGCtgatgctgctgctgctgcaaaCTAAAATTGGTGAATGATTGTTGATCTTTCGGTAATTCATTCCcggatgaagatgatgattgTGTCCAGGTATCTACAGAAAGCCGATCTTTGAGATCcattttcaaatccttttcTCAGGTACTAAATTAAATGCCAATTAAATCTGAGACATAGCATGCAAAACATCCATTAGGCACTCCAACTAAATTCAACTAGGAAAAAGAAGTACAGCAAGAAATTACTCTAAAAATCACATGAAGATATAATTCCATTCAAGCATTCAAAAGGACGAAAACACCCAAGAAATTACTCCATTAGGAACATTGAACCCCAATTCATCTCCCCAAAAACTAACCTGGGTATCAAGCATTTTTCCTATTTACCCTTTctgattaaattaaaactaattaagcATTTCCTGACAGAAATCAGGaccagaaaacaaaaatttaaatcattgatTCAGAAATTTACTCATGAAATCAAAAAACCCCCacctcaaaaatcaaccatctGAAAACCCTTTCTCCATATGGAAGTCAAACCCCCCTAAAAACTTTTCAATACCTCTCAAAAGGGGagaagtagaaaaataaa is drawn from Vitis riparia cultivar Riparia Gloire de Montpellier isolate 1030 chromosome 18, EGFV_Vit.rip_1.0, whole genome shotgun sequence and contains these coding sequences:
- the LOC117907046 gene encoding LOW QUALITY PROTEIN: protein SENSITIVE TO PROTON RHIZOTOXICITY 1-like (The sequence of the model RefSeq protein was modified relative to this genomic sequence to represent the inferred CDS: inserted 3 bases in 3 codons), encoding MDLKDRLSVDTWTQSSSSSGNELPKDQQSFTNFSLQQQQHQQKWEDPSVLDYSVRIEPAFQEFNQTSATPSSLPCNPNSQIKNLNREDCQMNEMLEPNRIQDWDPRVMLSNLSFLEQKIHQLQDLVHLIVGRRSQVLGRTNELVAQQQQLVTADLTSIIVQLITTAGTLLPSVKNTLSTASPSVGQLGQLGGVLFPSGTGMNXGGVAQSSGGSKVSDQSNQIDLTGACVIEQNNATEEHELKDEDDADEGXNLPPGSYEILQLEKEEILAPHTHFCMICGKGFKRDANLRMHMRGHGDEYKTPAALAKPNKESSSEPMLIKRYSCPFAGCKRNKDHKKFQPLKTILCVKNHYKRTHCDKSYTCSRCNTKKFSVIADLKTHEKHCGKDKWLCSCGTTFSRKDKLFGHIALFQGHTPAIPLDETKGSVGPSDRGEGNGAANKVGSMGFNFSSNASSGSGVQDMMMDVKRGADEPTGXFSPLTFDPCSLVGFHEFPRPPFEDSESSFSFLVPGSCSYTRKTGGESSSNDLE